The DNA segment AAGAAGCCGGCAAGGGCTTAATTCTAGTGGTTAATAAATGGGATGCGGTGGAGAGAGATGATAAAACCCAAGCCCACCTGAGTCGGGCTCTAGCTCGTGATCTAGCCTTTGTCGGCTGGGCGCCGCTGGTCTTTACCTCGGCCACCACCAATCTCCATATCCGCCAACTGCTTGAACTAGCCACTCAAATTCACACTCGCCGTAACCAAACTCTTGCCACCGGGCCGCTGAACCGCGTGGTCGAAGACTTGGTCCGAGCGCACCCACCGGCTGGCCTCAAAGGCATTCGACCCAAAATCAATTATGCCACCCAAACCGGGACCAATCCGCCTGAAGTAACCTTCTTTACCAGCCACCCTCGCGCCATCCACTTTTCCTACTTGCGTTATCTGGAAAACGGCTTACGGTCGGCCTATGACTTTATCGGCACACCAATTAAACTGGAATTTAGATCTAAGCGAGACAAATTATGAAATTAATTGTTGGATTGGGTAATGTTGGAGCCGGTCATGATCACAATCGCCACAACCTGGGGTTTATGGTGGTTAATGAGCTAGCTCAGCGAATGGAAGCTGAGTTTGCGGCCAAACCAAATTGGCGGATGGATCTAGCCGAGGTCGGGGAGGGGGCCGACAAGCAAATACTGGCTAAACCGACTACGATGATGAATCTGAGTGGGCAGGCTATCGGCAAAGTCATGCAGTTTTATAAACTAGAGCCGTCTGAGGTTTGGGTCATCCATGATGAGTTGGATTTGCAGTTTGGACAATTGCGGGTCCGCGAGGGCGGGGGCGATGCTGGCCACAACGGCGTTAAATCAGTTATTAGTTCGATCGGCCCTCATTGCATCCGTTGGCGCATTGGTATCGGCCGGCCCCCGGAGCACATGGATTCGGCTGATTTTGTGCTGCAAAACTTTAGCCCCCAAGAAGTGGGGCAGTTGCCGATGGTTATAAAAGGCGCGGCTGACGCCATTGAACAGGCCCTGGACCACGGCCATGAGGACACAACTCATAAGTTGCTCGAGTCTTAAACAAGAGACATTTATCTCCCCACCAATTTTTTGTGTAAGCTCTTACTTCTTACTCCTGTAATACTTTGTATGGCTGTCGATACAAAAAAATTGGTGGGGTCTGTTTCTTTTCTGGATCATCTAGAGCAGATTGCTCATGGGTATACTCCCACTATCTAATCCTTCGCAATCTGCTGAATGGGGTTAATAAATACACCCTGCTGGATGAAAACCTGAATTAGTCAATTTAGCAGGTTGTGAGGGGTTTGGTGGTGGGAGGAAGTAAAACGAACAACCTGCTCCTATTGATCCAAAAGATAAACTCCCCAGCCCATTTTTTTGTATCGACTAAGTTAGTAGTCGTAATGGGAGTATGAAGAGTCAGCTTACACAAAAAATGGGCTGGGGGGAGAAGTTGGACCACATCCGCAGGAGATCCTTCGTCCGCCAGCTGGCGGATCGATCAGGATGACATTTCGGGATATTGCCGCGCTTCGCTCGCAATGACGATTGTAAATTGATACTTCAAAATTGAAAACTGGAGCGGTTGAAGTGGGTCGATAGTTTATGGACTTTTTGGTAAAACAAAAGTCCAAGCAGGTGGTTACTTGGACTTTTGTCACACCCTTCAACGCCAGCACCCAAGGCGCGTTTGTCGGTCTCATTGTATATTAATAGACCGCGGGTTGAAGGGACTGATCCGCCAGCGGCTACCTAAAGGAGGGTGCATTTAGGGTTGCCTCGGGCGGATCGGTGATATACATTGTTAAA comes from the Candidatus Saccharimonadales bacterium genome and includes:
- the pth gene encoding aminoacyl-tRNA hydrolase, giving the protein MKLIVGLGNVGAGHDHNRHNLGFMVVNELAQRMEAEFAAKPNWRMDLAEVGEGADKQILAKPTTMMNLSGQAIGKVMQFYKLEPSEVWVIHDELDLQFGQLRVREGGGDAGHNGVKSVISSIGPHCIRWRIGIGRPPEHMDSADFVLQNFSPQEVGQLPMVIKGAADAIEQALDHGHEDTTHKLLES
- a CDS encoding GTPase, whose protein sequence is HIAALAPSDQPPLLKLALLGRPNVGKSSILNALCGRSAAIVSEQAGTTRDVRTISLKAHGQNIHILDTAGLRRRGKIVPGTEKFSTIRTAQAIASADICALIMDATELGVAGDQHIAGMVKEAGKGLILVVNKWDAVERDDKTQAHLSRALARDLAFVGWAPLVFTSATTNLHIRQLLELATQIHTRRNQTLATGPLNRVVEDLVRAHPPAGLKGIRPKINYATQTGTNPPEVTFFTSHPRAIHFSYLRYLENGLRSAYDFIGTPIKLEFRSKRDKL